Within Dehalococcoidia bacterium, the genomic segment GAAAACCCCACTTTCAATACACTGACTTGTTGTCTTTCTCGCACCTCAATTTTAACTAGTCAATGAGTCACCACCAAGACCCTCGACCAAGGACATTTTATGATTTACCTGATTTTTCTGCAATATCTGTGATGTCTGTGTAATGCAGAAATTCTTTGAAAATTGTATGACAAACGCGCAAATAGTAGTGTATACTTAATCCCTTGTTCTTCTTTTAAGAAAACATGAATCCCTCAATTCATCCAACTTAGAAGTGCCTATGCAGAACATGCAAATCCTTAGTGTTTTGATCACATCCTGTAATGCCGCTATTACTGCCTCTGCCGAAATATTCGCTGCCCTAAGCATTGGCGCAGCAATACCCGCCATATCTGTGCCTAGAGCGATGGCCTTGGCTACATGTATGCCGTTACGAATGCCACCACTTGCTATAAGTGGCATTTTTGGTGCGCCGTTGCGTGTCATCTTGATCGATTCTGCTAGTGGTATGCCCCACGATTTGAAAACAGAGTAACTATTATTAAGCAAATAGCTGTTCGAGCGATGCCTTTCTACCTCGCTCCACGTCGTGCCACCGGCACCGGCTACGTCAATACCGGCAACCCCAATTGAGGCCAGTTTTCGAGCTACATCTTCGGATATTCCTGTGCCGATTTCCTTTACGACCACTGGTACTGTCAGTTCACGACAAATCCTCTCAATCTTAGTAAGGAGTCCAGCAAAGTTGGTGTCTCCATCGGTCTGAAGAGCCTCTTGCAGCGGATTAAGGTGTAGGATCAACCCATCGGCGCCTATCATCTCTACGGCACGGCGGCACTCAGAGATCCCATAACCGTGGTTAAGCTGAACGGCTCCAAGGTTAGCGAAGAGTAAGATATCAGGAGCTATGTCGCGCACTACATACGTCGATGCCATGTCAGGATTATCAATTGCACACCGCTGCGAGCCTACCCCCATAGCTACTCCCAATGATTGAGCTGCTTTGGCCAAATTGCGATTTATACTTGTGGCTGCTTCTACACCTCCTACGAGTGGTGATATGATGAGGGGAGCGCTGAGCGTCTTGCCGAAGAGGGAAATCGACAAATCTATGTCAGCCAAGTTGACCTCTGGTAAGGCCTGATGGACAAACCAATAATCTTCTAATCCAGTGGCATTCTCATTGATCTCCAAATTTTTATTCAATGCTATTTCCATGTAGTCAATCTTGCGTCGGGTGTTTGATTCGTTCACATTTCCTCCTGTTCTTATTTAGCTAGATAATCTTGTTATAAATTATTGAAATTAGCGTTTAAAAATAAACTACCTTTTACAGGTTAGATTCTGACTGTTCCGTGATATGTTTATGAGCCTTGTGTGATGAGAAATCTTTGACTAGGCAGTGAGTCGCGAGAAAGAAATATTTCGACTCAATTACTTGTTGAAAAAGTAGTGGGGATCCCTTTCAGAACCCCCTCATTTTGTAGCTAGCGTCCCTGGCTGGATTCGAACCAGCGACCCACTGCTTAGAAGGCAGTTGCATGTAGCTAAACTGCTTAACAAAACCAGTGTTTCCGAATTAGCGGAGTTAAGCAATTTAAGCAAACCATATATCAGCCAAGTTAAGCACGGCAAAAGGCCACCTTCACAGAAACTACTGGATGCTCTAGTTGAGCATTCAAAACCTCAAATAGACTACCTCAACCTCTTTATTCTATCACGTAAGGCAATGGGTGTAAGCCCTCGTACTGTTGAATTCTATATAGACAGGCTGTATAAGTATGCTGCTAATGTCGATTACCTTGCAGCGACTCCCCAAAAAATACAACGATACTTAAATTCAATACCCGCAAACAACAATGGATTTGCCACGAGACATGCTTCATTTCGTGCCATTAAGACCTTCCATCGCTGGCTTAAGGCTGAGTATGGTCTGAACAATCCTATGCTCAATATTTTAGCTCCTATACTCGGTAGACCGGTACTTCCAAGCTTAACCGCAGAGCAGGTACTGATTATTGTGGAAAAAGCGCACTGTTCAAGAGACAAAGCCATTCTGTCGCTATTTGCTGAAAGTGGTTTAAGGCTAGCCGAATTAGCGAATATTAAACCACAAGAAATAAGTTGGGATAATAAGAACAGTAGAAGTTTTAGGAAAGGGCAGGAAGGCAGGATTTGCCCCCTTTGGAGAGCTATCTGAAAGATACTTAAAAGAATGGCTCTCTCAGTATCAACCTAATGGCAATATCTGGGATTTGAATAAATGGGGCATAATCTCAATGTTAAAGAGGTTAGAAAAGGAAACAGGCTTGCCCTGTAACCCTTACA encodes:
- the fni gene encoding type 2 isopentenyl-diphosphate Delta-isomerase; the protein is MNESNTRRKIDYMEIALNKNLEINENATGLEDYWFVHQALPEVNLADIDLSISLFGKTLSAPLIISPLVGGVEAATSINRNLAKAAQSLGVAMGVGSQRCAIDNPDMASTYVVRDIAPDILLFANLGAVQLNHGYGISECRRAVEMIGADGLILHLNPLQEALQTDGDTNFAGLLTKIERICRELTVPVVVKEIGTGISEDVARKLASIGVAGIDVAGAGGTTWSEVERHRSNSYLLNNSYSVFKSWGIPLAESIKMTRNGAPKMPLIASGGIRNGIHVAKAIALGTDMAGIAAPMLRAANISAEAVIAALQDVIKTLRICMFCIGTSKLDELRDSCFLKRRTRD
- a CDS encoding helix-turn-helix domain-containing protein gives rise to the protein MHVAKLLNKTSVSELAELSNLSKPYISQVKHGKRPPSQKLLDALVEHSKPQIDYLNLFILSRKAMGVSPRTVEFYIDRLYKYAANVDYLAATPQKIQRYLNSIPANNNGFATRHASFRAIKTFHRWLKAEYGLNNPMLNILAPILGRPVLPSLTAEQVLIIVEKAHCSRDKAILSLFAESGLRLAELANIKPQEISWDNKNSRSFRKGQEGRICPLWRAI